A stretch of the Flavobacterium sp. 5 genome encodes the following:
- a CDS encoding diphthine--ammonia ligase, which produces MKKKALFNWSSGKDSALALYKTLQNDEFEICCLLTSVNQQFQRISMHGVRVELLEQQAQSIGLPLEIMQIPEMPTMEVYEAVMQKTLSKLKEEGITHSIFGDIFLEDLRKYREDKLAEIGFEGVFPLWKVPTIDLIQEFITLGFKTIVVCVNERFLDKSFVGRVIDQDFINDLPENVDVCGENGEFHTFTFDGPIFSKPISFEVGEIVYRKYEKPKEQDASDTACDTSASDAFDFGFWYCDLIPK; this is translated from the coding sequence TTGAAGAAAAAAGCCTTATTTAATTGGAGCAGCGGAAAAGATTCTGCTTTAGCATTATACAAAACCTTGCAGAATGATGAGTTTGAAATCTGCTGTTTGTTAACTAGTGTAAATCAGCAGTTTCAGCGTATTTCTATGCACGGTGTTCGAGTAGAATTATTGGAACAACAAGCGCAAAGTATTGGTTTGCCTCTAGAAATTATGCAAATCCCCGAAATGCCTACTATGGAAGTGTATGAAGCTGTGATGCAAAAAACACTTTCAAAATTAAAAGAAGAAGGTATTACTCATTCTATTTTTGGAGATATTTTTTTGGAAGATTTGCGAAAATACAGGGAAGATAAATTAGCAGAAATAGGTTTTGAAGGCGTATTTCCTCTTTGGAAAGTACCAACCATTGATTTGATTCAGGAATTTATCACACTAGGATTTAAAACTATTGTAGTTTGTGTTAACGAACGTTTTTTAGATAAAAGTTTTGTAGGTCGTGTTATCGATCAGGATTTTATCAATGATTTGCCTGAAAATGTAGATGTATGTGGTGAAAATGGAGAATTTCATACTTTTACTTTTGATGGGCCTATTTTCTCGAAGCCTATTTCATTTGAAGTTGGAGAAATTGTTTATCGTAAATATGAAAAACCAAAGGAACAAGATGCTTCGGATACCGCTTGTGACACATCAGCATCGGATGCTTTTGACTTTGGATTTTGGTATTGTGATCTGATACCGAAATAG
- a CDS encoding ATP-dependent helicase, whose amino-acid sequence MQKYIEQLNEAQREPVLQKDGPMIIIAGAGSGKTRVLTIRIAYLMHQGVDPFNILSLTFTNKAAREMKKRISDIVGTSEAKNLWMGTFHSVFARILRSEADHLGYPSNFTIYDSQDSLRAISGIIKEMQLDRDVYKPKQVLSRISNFKNSLITVKAYFNDPDLQEADAMSKKPRMGEIYQNYVERCFKSGAMDFDDLLLKTNELLTRFPEVLSKYQNRFRYLLVDEYQDTNHSQYLIVRALSDKFQNICVVGDDAQSIYAFRGANINNILNFQKDYEGVKTFRLEQNYRSTKNIVEAANTIIDKNKVKLDKVVWTANDFGPKIKVHRSITDNEEGRFVAATIWEQKMNHQLHNGAFAILYRTNAQSKAMEDALRKRDIPYRIYGGLSFYQRKEVKDALCYLRLVINPKDEEALVRVINYPARGIGNTTIEKLTIAANHYKRSIFEVMQNIERIDLKLNSGTKQKLLDFVTMIQSFQVINENQDAFYVVEHVAKKTGLIQELKKDATPEGMARIENIEQLLNGVKDFIEGQKEVDGARGSLSEFMEDVALATDLDKDTSDEDRVALMTIHLAKGLEFPHVFVVGMEEDLFPSAMSMSTRSELEEERRLFYVALTRAEHQAYLTYSQSRYRWGKLTDSEPSRFIEEIDGQFLEYLTPAESNYRYKSSIDSDIFGDVDKSKLRLAKPVGSTPPKYITDNEPKSDVNIRKLKPMTVNNPSAGTANLFDNKLVAGNVVMHERFGKGQVVNLEGVGPDKKAEIKFEVGGLKKLLLRFAKLDIIG is encoded by the coding sequence ATGCAAAAATATATAGAACAACTTAACGAAGCGCAACGCGAACCTGTATTGCAAAAAGATGGTCCTATGATTATTATTGCCGGTGCAGGCTCAGGAAAGACACGTGTGCTTACTATCAGGATTGCTTATTTGATGCATCAAGGTGTAGATCCTTTCAATATTTTGTCGCTTACTTTTACTAATAAAGCAGCACGTGAGATGAAAAAACGTATCTCAGATATTGTAGGGACTAGTGAAGCTAAGAATCTTTGGATGGGAACTTTTCACTCCGTATTTGCTCGAATTTTACGTTCGGAAGCGGATCATTTAGGATATCCTTCGAATTTTACAATTTATGATTCGCAAGATTCTTTACGTGCTATTTCTGGAATTATCAAGGAAATGCAATTGGATCGCGATGTATACAAACCCAAGCAGGTTTTAAGTAGGATATCCAACTTTAAAAACAGTTTGATTACTGTAAAAGCTTATTTTAATGATCCTGATTTACAAGAGGCTGATGCAATGAGTAAAAAGCCTAGAATGGGTGAGATTTATCAGAATTATGTAGAGCGTTGCTTTAAATCGGGCGCCATGGATTTTGATGATTTGTTATTGAAAACCAATGAATTATTGACTCGTTTTCCTGAGGTTTTGTCTAAATATCAAAACCGTTTTCGATATTTATTGGTAGATGAGTACCAGGATACCAACCATTCTCAGTATTTGATTGTTCGTGCTTTATCAGATAAATTTCAAAATATATGTGTGGTAGGGGATGATGCACAAAGTATTTATGCATTTCGTGGGGCGAATATCAATAATATTTTGAACTTCCAGAAAGATTACGAAGGTGTAAAAACTTTTAGGCTAGAACAAAATTACCGCTCGACCAAAAATATCGTGGAAGCGGCTAATACCATTATTGATAAAAACAAAGTAAAACTGGACAAAGTGGTTTGGACAGCCAACGATTTTGGTCCAAAAATAAAAGTACATCGCAGTATTACTGATAATGAAGAAGGACGTTTTGTAGCTGCTACCATTTGGGAACAAAAAATGAATCATCAGTTACATAATGGTGCTTTTGCAATTTTATATCGTACCAATGCACAATCCAAAGCTATGGAAGATGCGTTGAGAAAAAGAGATATCCCTTACCGAATTTATGGAGGTTTGTCTTTTTATCAAAGAAAAGAAGTCAAAGATGCACTGTGTTATTTACGATTAGTCATTAATCCAAAAGACGAGGAAGCTTTGGTACGTGTTATCAATTACCCTGCACGTGGAATTGGAAATACAACTATCGAAAAATTAACAATTGCAGCCAATCATTATAAGCGTTCGATTTTTGAAGTAATGCAAAACATTGAACGAATTGACTTGAAACTGAACTCGGGTACCAAACAAAAACTACTAGATTTTGTTACAATGATTCAGAGTTTTCAAGTGATTAATGAGAATCAGGATGCTTTTTATGTTGTAGAACATGTAGCAAAAAAAACAGGGCTGATTCAAGAATTAAAAAAAGATGCTACGCCCGAAGGAATGGCTCGTATTGAAAATATTGAGCAATTATTGAATGGTGTTAAAGACTTTATAGAAGGTCAAAAAGAAGTAGATGGGGCTCGTGGTTCATTATCCGAATTTATGGAAGATGTTGCCTTAGCTACTGATTTGGATAAAGATACCAGTGATGAAGACCGTGTGGCTTTAATGACGATACACTTGGCGAAAGGTCTTGAATTCCCTCATGTATTTGTAGTTGGAATGGAAGAAGATTTATTTCCTAGCGCTATGAGTATGAGTACAAGAAGCGAATTAGAAGAAGAACGTCGTTTATTTTATGTAGCATTAACTCGTGCAGAGCATCAAGCATATTTAACATATTCTCAATCTCGTTATCGTTGGGGAAAATTGACCGATAGTGAGCCTTCCCGTTTTATCGAAGAAATTGATGGTCAATTCTTAGAATATCTAACTCCAGCCGAAAGTAATTATCGTTACAAATCATCAATTGATAGTGATATTTTTGGAGATGTAGATAAATCCAAATTGCGTTTAGCAAAACCAGTAGGAAGCACACCTCCTAAATACATTACAGATAATGAACCCAAATCTGACGTTAATATTAGAAAACTGAAGCCAATGACAGTAAATAATCCTTCAGCTGGAACTGCTAACCTATTTGACAATAAATTAGTTGCGGGGAATGTGGTTATGCATGAACGTTTTGGAAAAGGACAAGTAGTCAATTTAGAAGGCGTTGGACCTGATAAAAAAGCTGAAATTAAGTTTGAAGTAGGTGGACTTAAAAAATTATTATTACGATTTGCAAAATTGGATATTATAGGATAA
- the holA gene encoding DNA polymerase III subunit delta: MDEVVKIVNDIKGGNIKPIYFLMGEEPYYIDKLSEYIEANILSEEEKGFNQTVLYGRDVTIEDIVSTAKRYPMMADRQVVIVKEAQELSRTIDKIESYAENPMPSTVLVFCYKYKTLDKRKKATKVLAKNGVVYESKKLYENQIGDWIKRVLAGKKYAIEPKASAILVEFLGTDLSKINNELEKLQIILPAGSTISAKDIEENIGFSKDYNVFELRKAIGERNQLKAYKIAENFAQNPKDNPIVMTTGLVFGFFIQLLKYHGLKDKNPKNVASVLGVNPFFLKDYDVALKNYPMRKVSQIVTSLRDTDVKSKGVGANSLSQADLLREMLYKIFN; the protein is encoded by the coding sequence ATGGACGAAGTTGTAAAAATTGTTAATGATATTAAAGGAGGAAACATTAAACCCATTTATTTTTTGATGGGGGAAGAACCTTATTACATTGACAAATTATCCGAATATATCGAAGCTAATATTTTATCCGAAGAAGAAAAAGGATTCAATCAGACTGTTTTATATGGAAGAGATGTTACTATAGAAGATATTGTTTCTACAGCCAAACGCTATCCAATGATGGCCGATCGTCAAGTGGTTATCGTCAAAGAAGCTCAAGAATTATCAAGAACCATTGACAAAATTGAAAGTTATGCAGAAAATCCAATGCCATCAACAGTGTTGGTGTTTTGTTACAAATACAAAACTTTGGATAAACGAAAAAAAGCCACCAAAGTTCTAGCCAAAAACGGAGTTGTTTACGAAAGTAAAAAGTTATACGAAAACCAAATAGGAGATTGGATTAAGAGAGTATTAGCAGGTAAAAAATATGCTATAGAACCCAAAGCTTCAGCAATATTGGTTGAGTTTTTAGGAACAGATTTGAGTAAAATCAACAATGAACTTGAAAAATTACAAATTATTTTGCCTGCTGGAAGCACTATTTCTGCAAAAGATATAGAAGAAAATATTGGATTTAGTAAAGATTACAATGTATTCGAATTACGAAAAGCAATTGGAGAACGCAATCAATTAAAAGCATACAAAATAGCTGAAAATTTTGCTCAAAACCCAAAAGACAATCCAATTGTAATGACTACAGGTTTGGTTTTTGGCTTTTTCATTCAATTATTAAAATACCACGGATTGAAGGATAAAAACCCTAAAAATGTTGCTTCAGTACTTGGTGTTAATCCTTTTTTCTTGAAAGATTACGATGTAGCGTTGAAAAACTACCCAATGAGAAAGGTTAGTCAAATTGTAACTTCATTGCGGGATACTGATGTAAAAAGCAAAGGAGTTGGCGCCAACAGTTTGTCTCAGGCTGATTTATTAAGAGAAATGCTTTATAAAATATTTAATTAA
- a CDS encoding glycosyltransferase family 2 protein, with amino-acid sequence MEKIAVVILNWNGVKLLEQFLPSVIQFSPEATVYVADNASTDESITFVKNNYPSIKIVQNKINHGFAGGYNDALQYIDTEIYALINSDIEVTENWLKPILETFDSEFNTAIIQPKILDFKRKEYFEYAGGGGGFIDKYGYPFCRGRIFDTLEKDNGQYNDATEIFWASGACFFIRSEVYKELKGFDEDFFAHQEEIDLCWRVINKGYIIKYNSESVVYHVGGATLQKANPQKTFLNFRNSLLMLTKNLPQNVLVQVLFVRMILDGIAGVKFVFSSQFSHCWAIIRAHFSFYGLFFKNYKKREKNQAEIYFKTKSIVYGYYVKSGTVFGDYI; translated from the coding sequence TTGGAAAAAATAGCCGTAGTTATATTGAATTGGAATGGCGTAAAACTTTTAGAACAGTTTTTGCCTTCCGTAATTCAATTTTCGCCCGAAGCAACTGTATATGTTGCTGATAATGCTTCAACAGATGAGTCTATCACATTCGTTAAAAATAATTATCCATCAATAAAAATTGTGCAGAACAAAATCAATCATGGTTTTGCTGGTGGTTATAATGATGCTTTACAATATATTGATACCGAAATTTATGCATTGATAAATTCGGATATTGAAGTAACTGAAAATTGGCTGAAACCTATTTTGGAAACTTTTGATTCTGAATTCAATACTGCTATTATTCAGCCTAAGATTTTAGATTTTAAACGAAAAGAGTATTTTGAATATGCTGGTGGTGGTGGTGGATTTATTGATAAATACGGTTATCCTTTTTGCAGAGGTCGTATTTTTGATACATTAGAAAAGGATAATGGGCAATATAATGATGCAACTGAAATATTTTGGGCTTCTGGTGCTTGTTTTTTTATTAGAAGCGAAGTTTATAAAGAGTTGAAAGGTTTTGATGAAGATTTTTTTGCTCATCAGGAAGAAATTGATTTATGCTGGCGTGTCATCAACAAAGGATATATTATTAAATACAATTCAGAATCAGTTGTTTATCATGTTGGAGGTGCTACTTTACAAAAAGCTAATCCACAAAAAACGTTTTTAAATTTTAGAAATTCTTTGTTAATGTTAACAAAGAATTTGCCACAAAATGTTCTTGTTCAAGTACTTTTCGTCAGAATGATCTTAGATGGTATTGCAGGTGTTAAATTTGTGTTTTCGAGTCAATTTTCTCATTGTTGGGCAATTATACGTGCTCATTTTTCTTTTTATGGGTTGTTTTTTAAAAATTATAAAAAAAGGGAAAAAAATCAAGCAGAAATATACTTTAAAACGAAAAGCATCGTTTATGGTTATTACGTTAAAAGTGGCACAGTTTTTGGTGACTACATTTAA
- a CDS encoding glyoxalase, with product MERKTKSIRPFIGAKDFDLSRSFYTDLGFKETILGNNMSVFEMEELSFYLQDAYIKDWIDNSMIFLEVKDVSHFWNDLIELELTTKYKEAKLVPIKILDWGKECFIHDPSGVLWHIGEFNK from the coding sequence ATGGAACGTAAAACGAAATCAATTCGCCCATTTATAGGAGCTAAAGACTTTGATCTGTCACGAAGTTTTTATACAGATCTGGGTTTTAAAGAAACAATTTTAGGCAACAATATGTCTGTATTCGAAATGGAGGAATTATCTTTTTATTTGCAAGATGCATACATAAAGGATTGGATTGATAATTCTATGATTTTTTTAGAAGTGAAAGATGTTAGTCATTTTTGGAATGATCTTATAGAATTAGAATTGACAACAAAATATAAAGAGGCAAAACTTGTCCCTATCAAAATATTAGATTGGGGTAAAGAATGTTTTATTCATGACCCTTCAGGAGTATTATGGCATATTGGAGAGTTTAATAAATAA
- a CDS encoding M1 family metallopeptidase translates to MKYLFLIFSTFVFGQQTKSVDFKTVNGNVSINPENKSISGTVTYTFEVLNLIDTIKIDAQNMTFASLELNAKKIPFSTNGKELLLIYPFQKGKNSIQFSYEAKPKQTLYFVGSKATNNLQIWTQGQGKYTSHWFPSFDDVNEKVIFNMDVTFDSNYKVISNGVLKHKVADKNNTHWTYQMQKPMSSYLLMVAIGNFEKSTLNTKSGIPLELYLDSKDVSKQEPTYRYSKEIFDYLEKEIGVKYPWKIYRQVPVSEFLYAGMENTSATIFATRYVVDSIGFEDRSYTNVNAHELAHQWFGDLVTAQSGKDHWLQEGFATYYALLAERSVYGDDYFYSKLYESSLQLKQASKTDTIPVLNAKASSLSFYQKGAWALHVLREGIGEEVFRKAVKNYLLKYSYQNVTTQNLFDEIKKLSNYDLVNFSKIWLESPVFNSDITNELLSKNDATKVQLEVAKLRNKPLNEKNAFFEKTLQSDTYFTIKEAILSQLFKEKFEDKKQLLHLAMQTQNIQVRQAVAVTLQKIPEEFRTEYETLLDDKSYQTQEVALYNLWNNFPTKRNDYLAKTKDWIGFNDFNLRILWLSLAVSTPEYASNKETNIQELVNYSSSKFEATTRQNALEYLLNFNIINEEILKNLVNATTHHMWQFSKFGRDNIRLLLKNSETRSTFQTILPNLNEKEQFQLDRLLKE, encoded by the coding sequence ATGAAATACCTTTTCCTGATTTTTTCCACATTTGTATTCGGACAACAAACCAAATCGGTAGATTTTAAAACCGTTAATGGCAATGTTTCTATTAATCCTGAGAATAAAAGTATTTCGGGAACAGTTACTTATACTTTTGAAGTTTTAAACCTCATTGATACTATCAAAATTGATGCACAAAACATGACTTTTGCATCATTAGAATTAAATGCGAAAAAAATCCCTTTTTCAACCAATGGAAAAGAATTGCTATTGATTTATCCGTTTCAAAAAGGTAAAAATTCCATCCAGTTTTCATACGAAGCAAAACCCAAGCAAACCCTATATTTTGTTGGCTCTAAAGCCACGAATAATTTACAAATTTGGACACAAGGGCAGGGCAAATATACCAGTCATTGGTTTCCAAGTTTTGATGATGTCAATGAGAAAGTGATTTTTAATATGGATGTTACTTTTGACTCTAATTATAAAGTAATTTCAAACGGTGTTTTAAAACATAAAGTTGCAGATAAAAACAATACTCATTGGACATATCAAATGCAAAAACCAATGAGTTCGTATTTGTTAATGGTTGCTATAGGGAATTTTGAAAAAAGTACATTAAATACAAAATCAGGTATTCCGCTAGAATTGTATTTAGATTCAAAAGATGTTAGCAAACAAGAACCAACTTACCGTTATTCTAAAGAAATATTTGATTATTTGGAAAAGGAAATAGGAGTGAAGTACCCTTGGAAAATCTATCGTCAAGTTCCAGTTTCAGAATTTCTTTATGCTGGTATGGAAAATACAAGTGCCACAATATTCGCAACACGTTATGTCGTAGATTCTATAGGATTTGAAGACCGAAGTTATACCAACGTCAACGCACATGAACTAGCTCATCAATGGTTTGGGGATTTAGTAACTGCTCAAAGTGGAAAAGATCATTGGCTTCAAGAAGGATTTGCAACTTATTATGCTTTGTTAGCAGAGCGTTCTGTCTATGGCGATGATTATTTTTATTCCAAATTATACGAATCGTCATTACAACTCAAACAAGCTTCGAAAACGGATACGATTCCGGTGCTAAATGCCAAAGCAAGTTCCTTATCATTTTATCAAAAAGGTGCTTGGGCATTGCATGTTTTACGAGAAGGAATAGGAGAGGAGGTCTTTAGAAAAGCTGTGAAAAATTACCTCTTGAAATATTCTTATCAAAACGTAACTACTCAAAATTTGTTTGATGAAATTAAAAAATTATCAAATTATGATTTAGTAAATTTTAGTAAAATATGGCTTGAGTCACCTGTCTTTAACAGTGATATTACTAATGAATTATTATCCAAAAATGATGCAACGAAAGTTCAGCTGGAAGTAGCGAAACTAAGGAACAAACCATTAAACGAAAAAAATGCATTTTTTGAGAAAACATTACAATCAGACACATACTTTACTATAAAAGAAGCGATTTTAAGTCAATTATTTAAAGAAAAATTCGAAGATAAAAAACAGTTATTACATTTGGCAATGCAAACACAAAACATTCAGGTTAGACAAGCAGTAGCTGTCACACTTCAAAAAATACCTGAAGAATTTAGGACCGAATACGAAACCCTACTCGATGACAAATCTTATCAAACTCAGGAGGTCGCACTATATAATTTGTGGAATAACTTTCCAACTAAAAGGAACGATTATCTAGCAAAAACAAAAGACTGGATAGGATTTAACGATTTCAATTTACGGATTTTATGGCTATCATTAGCTGTATCAACTCCAGAATATGCTAGCAATAAAGAAACCAATATTCAAGAATTAGTAAACTATTCTTCCTCTAAATTTGAGGCAACAACAAGACAAAATGCATTAGAATATCTTTTGAATTTTAATATCATTAATGAAGAAATTTTAAAAAATTTGGTCAATGCTACTACGCATCATATGTGGCAATTTTCTAAATTTGGTAGAGATAATATTCGTTTATTATTAAAAAATTCAGAAACAAGAAGTACTTTCCAAACTATCTTGCCAAATTTGAATGAAAAAGAACAATTTCAATTGGATCGATTGCTTAAGGAATAA
- a CDS encoding type I restriction enzyme HsdR N-terminal domain-containing protein: MQKLNFPSYTFRFKNSENKVSIFDAIRKKFIILTPEEWVRQHVVNYLLEEKKYPKSLINVEKVLHVNGLRKRYDIVVFNPDGTIFILIECKAPEVKIAQATFDQIARYNMTLEAEFLMVTNGLNHYFCLMDFENEKYEFLRELPDYR, translated from the coding sequence ATGCAAAAACTTAATTTTCCTTCCTATACTTTTCGTTTCAAAAATAGCGAAAATAAAGTATCTATTTTTGATGCTATCAGGAAAAAATTCATCATTCTTACCCCAGAGGAATGGGTTCGTCAACATGTGGTCAACTATTTATTGGAAGAAAAAAAATATCCAAAATCATTGATTAATGTTGAAAAAGTTCTACATGTCAATGGTTTACGGAAACGCTATGATATTGTAGTTTTTAACCCAGACGGCACTATTTTTATATTAATTGAATGTAAAGCTCCTGAGGTTAAAATTGCTCAAGCAACCTTTGATCAAATTGCACGATATAATATGACTCTTGAAGCCGAATTTTTGATGGTAACCAATGGGCTAAATCATTATTTTTGTCTAATGGATTTTGAAAACGAAAAGTATGAGTTTTTGAGAGAGTTACCAGATTATAGATAA
- a CDS encoding TSUP family transporter yields the protein METYIIVLLCLAAFFAGFVDAIVGGGGLIQTPMGLILLPNLPVSIVIGSLKVPAFSGTSFAAYQYMKKVTINYKILIIMMLLAFPAAFLGSTLLTYVSNDFMKPLLLIVLSLLAIYTYAKKNFGQHQERNISSRTQIFNAVIISFVVGFYDGFIGPGTGSFLVVAFIALMGFDFLHASANAKMVNLATNFGSICLFILKGKIIWAIALPMAFSNALGGFIGAKLAINKGNGFIRFFFMIVVIGTLVRFAYDVFFK from the coding sequence ATGGAAACTTATATTATAGTCTTACTTTGTTTAGCCGCCTTTTTTGCAGGATTTGTAGATGCCATAGTAGGTGGAGGCGGACTGATACAAACTCCTATGGGACTTATCCTTTTACCTAATCTTCCTGTATCTATCGTGATAGGCTCTTTAAAAGTCCCAGCTTTTAGCGGAACATCATTTGCTGCCTATCAATACATGAAAAAAGTCACTATAAATTATAAAATACTGATTATCATGATGCTGTTAGCATTTCCAGCAGCTTTTTTAGGATCTACTTTATTGACTTATGTGAGTAATGACTTTATGAAACCTTTACTATTAATAGTACTTTCATTATTAGCTATTTATACCTACGCAAAGAAAAATTTCGGGCAACATCAAGAAAGAAACATATCGTCAAGAACGCAGATTTTCAATGCAGTAATTATCAGTTTTGTAGTTGGTTTTTATGATGGATTCATAGGTCCAGGTACGGGAAGCTTTCTTGTTGTTGCTTTCATCGCATTAATGGGATTTGACTTTTTGCATGCCTCTGCCAATGCAAAAATGGTGAATCTCGCTACCAATTTTGGTTCCATTTGCCTATTCATACTAAAAGGTAAAATCATTTGGGCGATTGCACTTCCAATGGCTTTTAGTAACGCTTTGGGCGGATTTATAGGTGCTAAATTAGCGATAAACAAAGGAAACGGTTTTATTCGATTTTTTTTTATGATTGTTGTTATCGGTACTTTGGTACGTTTTGCTTACGATGTGTTTTTTAAATAA
- a CDS encoding L-threonylcarbamoyladenylate synthase has translation MAQFIKIYEDKPNEAAIAKVVKVLRDGGLVIYPTDTVYGLGCDITNSRALEKIAKIKGVKLEKANFSFICYDLSNLSDYVKQIDTSTFKLLKRALPGPYTFILPGNNNLPKEFKKKTTVGIRIPDNSIALEIVRQLGNPIVSTSIRDEDEVIEYTTDPELIFEKWQNLVDIVIDGGYGDNVGSTIIDLSGDEPIVVREGKGDIDII, from the coding sequence ATGGCTCAATTCATTAAAATATACGAAGACAAACCTAACGAAGCAGCAATAGCTAAAGTCGTAAAAGTACTTCGAGACGGTGGTTTAGTAATTTACCCAACAGATACTGTTTATGGTCTAGGTTGTGATATTACCAATTCTCGAGCACTTGAAAAAATTGCCAAGATAAAAGGAGTTAAATTAGAAAAAGCTAATTTCTCGTTTATTTGTTACGATTTGAGCAACTTATCCGATTATGTAAAACAAATAGATACTTCGACTTTCAAACTACTTAAAAGAGCATTACCAGGACCTTATACTTTTATTCTTCCAGGAAATAATAATTTACCTAAAGAATTTAAAAAGAAAACAACAGTAGGTATTCGTATTCCTGATAATTCTATTGCTTTAGAAATAGTTCGTCAATTAGGAAATCCTATTGTTTCTACTTCTATTCGAGATGAAGACGAAGTAATTGAATATACTACAGATCCTGAACTTATTTTTGAAAAATGGCAAAATTTGGTTGATATAGTTATTGATGGTGGTTATGGTGATAATGTAGGTTCAACTATAATTGATTTATCTGGGGATGAGCCGATAGTGGTTAGAGAAGGTAAGGGGGATATTGATATTATATAA
- a CDS encoding OmpA family protein, which yields MKKIMLTLAALALLTSCVSKKEYAALEAKNKETQDLLNTCTVKLNSCLEEKAGLKATVDGLKETNQHLISTSKDMTILSTKGAENIEKALESIKEKDLKISRMQDALTKKDSVTLAVVTSLKSVVGLDDKDIEINVDKGVVFISISDKMLFKSGSYEVSDKAKGVLAKVAKVVNDKPDFECMVEGHTDTDVLKGNSCLIDNWDLSVKRSTAIIRILSNDLGVNPAQLIAAGRSSYVPLVPNDSPDNKSKNRRTRIYVMPKIDQFYDMVEKEMKKQPGAPTTAPVQK from the coding sequence ATGAAAAAAATAATGTTAACTCTGGCGGCTTTGGCACTTCTTACTTCTTGCGTTTCTAAAAAAGAATACGCAGCATTAGAAGCTAAAAATAAAGAAACACAAGATTTATTAAATACTTGTACTGTAAAATTAAATTCTTGTTTAGAAGAAAAAGCAGGTCTTAAAGCAACTGTAGATGGTTTAAAAGAAACGAATCAGCATTTGATTTCAACTTCAAAAGACATGACAATTTTGTCTACTAAAGGAGCTGAAAATATTGAAAAAGCATTAGAGTCTATCAAAGAAAAAGATTTGAAAATTAGCAGAATGCAAGACGCTTTAACTAAAAAGGATAGTGTTACTCTTGCGGTTGTTACTAGTTTAAAATCAGTAGTTGGATTGGATGATAAAGACATCGAAATTAATGTTGATAAAGGTGTAGTTTTTATCTCTATCTCTGATAAAATGTTGTTTAAAAGTGGTAGTTATGAAGTAAGCGATAAAGCAAAAGGAGTTTTAGCTAAAGTTGCTAAAGTGGTAAATGACAAACCTGATTTCGAATGTATGGTTGAAGGTCATACAGATACTGATGTATTAAAAGGGAATTCTTGTCTAATAGACAACTGGGATTTGAGTGTAAAACGTTCTACAGCGATTATCCGTATTTTATCTAATGATTTAGGAGTAAATCCAGCTCAATTAATTGCTGCGGGAAGAAGTTCTTATGTTCCTTTGGTACCAAATGATTCTCCAGATAATAAATCTAAAAACAGAAGAACTCGCATCTATGTAATGCCAAAAATCGATCAGTTCTATGATATGGTTGAAAAAGAAATGAAAAAACAACCAGGAGCTCCAACAACAGCACCAGTTCAAAAATAA